Within the Prevotella scopos JCM 17725 genome, the region CGTAGAGGTACCATGTAACATCGAGTATTCCTTCGTCCTCGGCCACCGTCACAAGATCACCCTCTTCTGAGTTTTCTGTTCCAAAATTAACTTCGAGACGCTGTGTGGTCTCTATTGGCTGCTCCATTAAGTCGAGGCATCTATCGCACGAAATCATCACCGTACCTACCTCATGAAAGTCAAGGGTAAAGAAATCATTCCCATTGCGTACGATACCGAGAGATACGTGCACATTTCCTCGACTTACTTCAGGAGCGTCAACTTCCTTAAAGTAAGTGTCATCCAGGTCGAACTCAAGGTGATTTACACCTTCTTTCAGACCCTTCAAGTCTATCTTAAGGGTTTCTAAGTCCATAATTGGGTTGCAAAGTTACGAATATTTTTCTGATAATAAGCAAATTATAAGTAAAAAAAGTAGGAATATGAGATTGTACTTCTATAGGCTACTCGTTATCAGATGAAGTTTTAACTGCCATTATCAACTGACTATAAAATGTTTTACTGAATATTTCTAGTGTACAAGTGCCCTCTTATTCAATATATCCTAACATCTTAATGACTAGGTATAGTGATAATCTAACGAACTAGTTTTCATTAACCTTAGCATCATAAAATTACAAAGTCTCGTTTTTACTCCTTCCGAAGTTCTATACGAAAAGTTGTGCCTTTCCCTACTTCCGAACTTTTAACATAAATCTTACCATGATGATATTCTTCTACTATACGTTTTGCCAGACTTAATCCTAACCCCCAACCACGATCCTTTGTGGTAAAGCCAGGCCGAAATATGTTTCTAATATCCTTCTTCTTTATTCCCTTTCCAGTATCACTTACTTCAACGTATACACGATTTTCTGTTTCCTCTAAACGTAAGGTAATACAACCAAGTTTTCCACCCATAGCATCAACAGCATTCTTACATAGGTTTTCAATCACCCATTCAAAGAGAGACGAATTCATATTAATAATAATGTCATCAGTTGGTAGTTCAGTCCTCATCTCTATCTTTTTTGATGTACGACGATCCATATAGTCGACCACATGACGAAGGACATCGTTAAGACTTGCAGGAACTGGCTCAGGAATTGAACCAATCTTTGAAAAACGATCTGCAATGAGTTTAAGACGTTTTACATCTTTATCCATCTCAGGTAAGAGTTCGTCGTCTGGGTAAGATTCCTTTAATATCGTTATCCATGCCATAAGAGATGAGATAGGAGTGCCTAACTGATGTGCTGTTTCCTTGCTTAATCCAACCCAAACCTTATTTTGTTCAGCACGTTTCGAAGTGAGTAAAGCAAATATAGCAACAATAACAAATAACATAACGACACCCAACTGTACGTAAGGATATATAGCGATTCGCTTTAACATTAAAGAATCATCATAGCATACATCTATATAATCATTATGATTTTTGCTCAAAGCTATGCGAATCACTTGTCCTGCAACCTTCATTTGTAGCCCTTGAGAGGTAACATAATTGAGGCTATCTTGAGCATTGCGTGCTTTAATGACTAAATTACGAAATTCTGTAACTTTGCCATCGTTATCTAAAACAACAACAGGAATCGTGTGATTTTCATCTAACACTTTCAATACAAGACTTAAGTCGGTGTTTTCATCTGCTGCACTTAAAGATTTCATAGCTTCTGCCCATACTTGCATCTTACTCTTCTCTTGTACTGATAAGTCATGGGTCAAAGAGTGTGACACAAGTAATGACGCTACCGCAATAATAATGGCTGCGATTACTAAAAATATCTTTACCTGTCGGGTTCTGTCGGTCCATTGCATATTTAATCAACGAAAACAAAAAAAAAATATTGTAAGCGCTAACACTTAATTCTATGGACCAACTCTATTTGTTAAACTATTATCACAACTAGCTTAATTAGAACTATTAGCCATTATTAGCCTGATTAGGGTTCAGTAGGAAAAAAAATGAGAAATAGGCACATAAGAGATGAATAATAAAAAATACTTTCAAACTTATGAGTAATATGAATACATAAAGGATAAAAAAACATCGAATATAATACGAGTTTAGTTTCATTTCTAGTTGCTGTCATTTTTAACATTTCATGTATTTTGCTGAAAAACAATAAGAAAAGCGCCTATTAAAAATGATAGGAATGACAGGAACTAAGATTTATGAGTTGCCTGGCGAAACTAGTTCGGCTAATTATTATAAACTTCTTCTGTACCAAGATATAAAGTGAACAACGAAAGTTGTAATATCATTGGACACACAGAGAAAATAAATGTATGGGTGATTATAAAACGATAGTCTAAGAAAAAATAAACTCATCATTAACATAGGACATTGGTCTCTAAATATAAATATTTGTCCTATTAAGTCCAATTAGCCTTATTACTCCTATTAGCCTTATTAGCTCTAGTAGGCTTATTAGCCAAATAAGCTTGACCTCCATAAACACAAAAAAGAGCCCTGAAGATTTCTCTTCAGGGCTCTCGTAAAAGAAGGCGGCCACCTACTCTCCCGCATTGCATTGCAGTACCATCGGCGCAGTCGGGCTTAACTTCTCTGTTCGGAATGGGAAGAGGTGGGACCCCGACGCAATAACCACCTGATATAACGTTCAACTGACTGTCTTAATAAATTATTATCAGTATTGTTTCATTCATCGTTTCCTATGATAACTAAGACGCTTATGTCAGCCGTATAAGGTGACGTATTTCCACAAGCAAAACATATATAGAACCTATCTTCTTACTTTAGAAGAATACACAGCTCAAAGTCTGAGTCACTGGTCCCCGCACTCTATAATCTAGAGGCGGGAGACCCGAAGAAAGTTTCGGGCAATTAGTAGTGCTCGGCTTTGACGTCACCGTCTTTACACCTACACCCTATCAACGTCATCGTCTATGACGACCCTTATGAGGAGTTCTCATCTTGCGGCTGGCTTCGCACTTAGATGCTTTCAGCGCTTATCCAATCCAGACTCAGATACCCAGCGGTGCACCTGGCGGCACAACTGGTAAACCGGAGGTCTGTCCAACACGGTCCTCTCGTACTAGTGTCAGCACCACGCAAAACTCCAACGCCCACGATAGATAGAGACCGAACTGTCTCACGACGTTCTGAACCCAGCTCGCGTGCCACTTTAATGGGCGAACAGCCCAACCCTTGGGACCTTCTCCAGCCCCAGGATGTGACGAGCCGACATCGAGGTGCCAAACCACCCCGTCGATATGAGCTCTTGGGGGGGATCAGCCTGTTATCCCCGGAGTACCTTTTATCCTTTGAGCGACGGAGTTTCCATACACATCCGCCGGATCACTATGCCCCAGTTTCCTGCCTGCTCGGCATGTCTGCCTCCCAGTCAAGCGCCCTTATGCCATTGCACTCTATAAGGCCGGTTACCAATCGGCCCGAGGGCACCTTTGGAAGCCTCCGTTACGCTTTTGGAGGCGACCACCCCAGTCAAACTACCCACCAAGCAGTGTCCGCACCACAGGCGCGTTAGACCTCAGACAGCCAAAGGGCCGTATTTCAAGGATGGCTCCACGAATGCTGGCGCACCCGCTTCGAAGCCTCCGGCCTATCCTACACATCGGATGACCAAGGTCAATGCTAAGCTGTAGTAAAGGTTCACGGGGTCTTTTCGTCCCATCGCGGGTAATCGGCATCTTCACCGATACTACAATTTCACTGAGCTCATGGTTGAGACAGCGTCCAGATCATTACACCATTCGTGCAGGTCGGAACTTACCCGACAAGGAATTTCGCTACCTTAGGACCGTTATAGTTACGGCCGCCGTTTACCGGGGCTTCAATTCAATGCTTCCCATTGCTGGTGACATCTCCTCTTAACCTTCCGGCACCGGGCAGGTGTCAGGCTGTATACATCATCTTTCGAGTTAGCACAGCCCTGTGTTTTTGTTAAACAGTTGCCTGGACCTATTCTCTGCGCCTCATATTGCTATGAGGACCCCTTATTCCGAAGTTACGGGGTCAATTTGCCTAGTTCCTTAACCATGAATCTCTCAACGCCTTAGTATATTCTACCCGACCACGTGTGTCCGTTTGCGGTACGGGTCGCTATTACATTAAGTTTAGCGGATTTTCTCGGAAGTATGATTACCTGCACTCAAGTTATCCCGAAGGATTACCTGTACTTTCATGGTTCAGC harbors:
- a CDS encoding YceD family protein yields the protein MDLETLKIDLKGLKEGVNHLEFDLDDTYFKEVDAPEVSRGNVHVSLGIVRNGNDFFTLDFHEVGTVMISCDRCLDLMEQPIETTQRLEVNFGTENSEEGDLVTVAEDEGILDVTWYLYEFIALAIPIKHVHAPGKCNSAMVRALEEYSAARSGEEDEQPMDPRWEALLKLKK
- a CDS encoding sensor histidine kinase, which encodes MQWTDRTRQVKIFLVIAAIIIAVASLLVSHSLTHDLSVQEKSKMQVWAEAMKSLSAADENTDLSLVLKVLDENHTIPVVVLDNDGKVTEFRNLVIKARNAQDSLNYVTSQGLQMKVAGQVIRIALSKNHNDYIDVCYDDSLMLKRIAIYPYVQLGVVMLFVIVAIFALLTSKRAEQNKVWVGLSKETAHQLGTPISSLMAWITILKESYPDDELLPEMDKDVKRLKLIADRFSKIGSIPEPVPASLNDVLRHVVDYMDRRTSKKIEMRTELPTDDIIINMNSSLFEWVIENLCKNAVDAMGGKLGCITLRLEETENRVYVEVSDTGKGIKKKDIRNIFRPGFTTKDRGWGLGLSLAKRIVEEYHHGKIYVKSSEVGKGTTFRIELRKE